A DNA window from Streptomyces sp. B21-083 contains the following coding sequences:
- a CDS encoding alpha/beta hydrolase: MRSAYRRRALASATTLALLGTGAPTVAAAADEPGLSRFYHQKVKWSACADEAAMDDVPTADLQCGKVTVPLDYAKPGGGTLDLAMARYRATGRSRGSVLLNFGGPGGAGVSQLAYDGKDFMGLTNGYDVVTFDPRGVGRSSPVSCGEGADADAEVTGGEAGDDPRAVLEQLRRAAQACVRHSGPVLRHIGTVDASRDLDVMRQALGDKKLNYLGFSYGTRLGAVYAAQFPTKVGRFVLDGVDTLTESLAEQGLAGAAGQQTALESFLNWCVADIACPFGQDARTARERVVALVGSLDRDPVPTGYGDRFSGQDLVGAISQGLYSKRMWSPLERALAALVEDGDARGIMGFGGGGAVVPALPRLSAERQSPSPDSGGGLVDEAEVPVDNLPAALMAINCADDPDRPTARRITKDFAALRATYEKASPVFGRYRLTEILTCYGRPRGTDFIRTEVRDVDTPKMLLVGTRGDPATPYRWTTETAERLGSSAVVLDNKGEGHTGYGSSKCVHRTVDAFLLDGSLPADGSSCGTDDAE, encoded by the coding sequence ATGCGGTCCGCGTACCGACGCCGGGCGCTCGCCTCGGCCACGACGCTCGCCCTGCTGGGGACGGGCGCGCCGACCGTGGCCGCGGCGGCCGACGAGCCCGGCCTGTCCCGCTTCTACCACCAGAAGGTCAAGTGGTCGGCCTGCGCCGACGAGGCGGCGATGGACGACGTGCCGACGGCCGACCTGCAGTGCGGCAAGGTCACCGTCCCGCTCGACTACGCGAAGCCCGGCGGCGGCACGCTCGACCTGGCGATGGCCCGCTATCGGGCGACCGGCAGGTCCCGGGGTTCCGTGCTGCTGAACTTCGGCGGGCCCGGCGGCGCGGGCGTCAGTCAACTCGCCTATGACGGCAAGGACTTCATGGGCCTGACGAACGGCTACGACGTCGTCACCTTCGATCCGCGCGGTGTCGGCAGGTCCTCCCCCGTCAGCTGCGGTGAAGGCGCGGATGCGGACGCCGAGGTGACCGGCGGTGAGGCCGGGGACGACCCGCGTGCCGTCCTCGAACAGCTGCGCAGGGCGGCCCAGGCCTGTGTGCGCCACTCCGGGCCCGTACTGCGCCACATCGGCACCGTCGACGCTTCCCGCGACCTCGACGTGATGCGCCAGGCCCTCGGCGACAAGAAGCTCAACTACCTCGGATTCTCGTACGGGACCCGGCTCGGCGCTGTCTACGCGGCCCAGTTCCCCACGAAGGTGGGCCGGTTCGTCCTCGACGGCGTCGACACCCTCACCGAGTCGCTCGCCGAGCAGGGTCTCGCGGGCGCCGCCGGGCAGCAGACCGCGCTGGAAAGCTTCCTCAACTGGTGCGTGGCGGACATCGCCTGTCCGTTCGGGCAGGACGCGCGCACCGCCCGCGAGCGGGTCGTCGCCCTGGTCGGCTCGCTCGACAGGGACCCGGTGCCGACCGGCTACGGTGACCGCTTCTCCGGCCAGGACCTCGTGGGCGCCATCAGTCAGGGCCTCTACAGCAAACGGATGTGGTCTCCCCTGGAGCGGGCCCTCGCCGCGCTGGTCGAGGACGGCGACGCGCGCGGGATCATGGGGTTCGGCGGCGGAGGCGCCGTTGTCCCCGCCCTGCCGAGACTGAGCGCCGAGCGGCAGTCCCCCTCCCCGGACTCCGGCGGCGGGCTCGTCGACGAGGCCGAGGTACCCGTCGACAACCTCCCGGCCGCGCTGATGGCGATCAACTGCGCGGACGATCCCGACCGGCCCACCGCGCGCCGTATCACCAAGGACTTCGCCGCCCTGCGCGCCACGTACGAGAAGGCCTCCCCGGTGTTCGGCCGCTACCGCCTCACCGAGATCCTGACCTGCTACGGCCGCCCCAGGGGCACAGACTTCATCCGTACAGAGGTTCGGGACGTCGACACGCCGAAGATGCTTCTGGTGGGCACGCGCGGCGACCCGGCCACGCCGTACCGCTGGACCACGGAGACAGCCGAGCGGCTGGGCTCGTCGGCCGTCGTCCTCGACAACAAGGGCGAGGGCCACACCGGGTACGGGTCCTCGAAGTGCGTGCACCGCACGGTCGACGCGTTCCTCCTGGACGGCTCCCTCCCGGCCGACGGCAGCTCCTGCGGCACGGACGACGCCGAGTGA
- a CDS encoding SsgA family sporulation/cell division regulator: MDVTLEQPARARLITSEEQELPIRATLRYASTDPLAVHIDFPAEAALDGEGVIWTFARSLLEEGVRRPAGSGDVHIWPCGPARTVIELHSPHGLALLQFDTPALRRFLLRTFAVVAAGKEDLGDAVDRGLSDLLGAPSAGSEGREQ, translated from the coding sequence ATGGACGTCACCCTCGAACAGCCCGCGCGTGCACGTCTGATCACCTCGGAGGAGCAGGAGCTCCCCATCCGTGCCACGCTCCGCTACGCCTCGACGGATCCGCTGGCCGTGCACATCGACTTCCCGGCCGAGGCCGCCCTGGACGGCGAGGGGGTGATCTGGACCTTCGCCCGGAGCCTGCTGGAGGAGGGAGTGCGGCGGCCTGCCGGGAGCGGCGACGTCCACATCTGGCCTTGCGGGCCCGCACGCACGGTCATCGAGCTTCACTCGCCGCACGGCCTGGCCCTTCTCCAGTTCGACACACCGGCCCTGCGCCGCTTCCTGCTCCGAACGTTCGCCGTCGTGGCGGCCGGCAAAGAGGACCTCGGCGACGCCGTCGACCGCGGTCTGTCCGACCTCCTCGGCGCTCCCTCTGCGGGCAGCGAGGGCCGGGAGCAGTAG
- a CDS encoding PP2C family protein-serine/threonine phosphatase gives MPPHLSADRPAAQPPARGSVDALITQTRQLKGDVDAVRRDTPADGSDPQGRWQRALYDLALHQLSDLDEHLAQLRDGPQPLPESPATAGTLPAVSAVPTAPRRDSLLSRVGSAEWNLLTDEVSWSGELYQILGRDPAAEPLTLDELPSLVLDEDRPRLTAMVTDCLIDAKPIDGEFRVLRPDGGVRTVHMMGEPVLDAGGSTASMWAVLRDVSELRRSQRTVSETRDSLQRHRHHAQSERRLAVELQEAVLPPWRGSPRLPHQGPEALDLAARYLPSSTSALIGGDWYDALELSDGETLLSVGDLTGHGVTVTSGMAMLLGALRGMAVAGTQPGQLMTWLNQLLDASVQPALGSAVCCRYRPNTRTLTWSQAGHPAPLLFRDGTGHVLSPPEGVLLGATSGAVYGQAEEILEPGDVLLLHTDGLVPGLREDSAAAHRLLDLAARFGEARTAQDCVRAVVEEFGESEREDDACVLVARVTP, from the coding sequence ATGCCGCCCCATCTCTCCGCGGACCGTCCAGCCGCCCAGCCTCCCGCGCGCGGCTCGGTCGACGCTCTCATCACTCAGACCCGACAGCTCAAAGGTGACGTGGACGCCGTACGACGAGACACACCGGCCGACGGATCTGACCCGCAGGGACGCTGGCAGCGCGCGCTGTACGACCTGGCACTGCACCAACTGAGCGACCTCGACGAGCACTTGGCCCAGCTGCGGGACGGACCACAGCCCTTGCCCGAGTCCCCCGCGACCGCCGGGACGCTGCCCGCCGTATCAGCCGTGCCGACCGCGCCCCGGCGCGACTCGCTCCTGAGCCGGGTCGGTAGTGCGGAGTGGAACCTCCTTACGGACGAGGTCAGTTGGTCAGGTGAGCTGTACCAGATCCTTGGCCGGGACCCGGCCGCGGAGCCCCTCACTCTCGACGAGCTGCCCTCCCTGGTCCTCGACGAGGACCGGCCGAGGCTCACCGCGATGGTCACGGACTGTCTGATCGACGCGAAGCCCATCGACGGCGAGTTCCGCGTCCTGCGGCCCGACGGCGGCGTACGGACCGTGCACATGATGGGTGAGCCCGTGCTCGACGCCGGCGGCAGCACCGCCTCCATGTGGGCCGTGCTCCGGGACGTCAGCGAACTGCGCCGCAGCCAGCGGACGGTGAGCGAGACCCGTGACTCGTTGCAGCGTCACCGGCACCACGCGCAGTCCGAGCGCCGGCTCGCGGTCGAGCTGCAGGAGGCTGTGCTGCCGCCTTGGCGCGGCTCCCCGCGACTCCCGCACCAGGGCCCCGAGGCCCTCGACCTGGCCGCCCGCTACCTTCCCTCCTCGACGAGCGCGTTGATCGGCGGCGACTGGTACGACGCGCTCGAACTGTCCGACGGCGAAACCCTGTTGAGCGTCGGCGACCTCACCGGACACGGAGTGACCGTGACCTCGGGCATGGCGATGCTGCTGGGCGCGCTGCGCGGCATGGCCGTGGCGGGCACCCAGCCGGGCCAACTCATGACCTGGCTCAATCAGTTACTCGACGCATCCGTCCAGCCGGCCCTGGGCAGCGCGGTCTGCTGCCGCTACCGGCCGAACACCCGCACCCTCACCTGGTCCCAGGCAGGACACCCCGCCCCGCTGCTGTTTCGCGACGGGACGGGGCACGTGTTGAGCCCCCCGGAGGGCGTTCTTCTCGGCGCGACCTCGGGCGCCGTGTACGGACAGGCCGAAGAGATCCTCGAACCCGGCGATGTGCTCCTCCTGCACACCGACGGACTGGTACCCGGACTCCGGGAAGACTCCGCCGCCGCACACCGTCTGCTCGATCTGGCCGCACGCTTCGGCGAGGCGCGGACCGCGCAGGACTGCGTACGGGCGGTGGTGGAGGAGTTCGGCGAGTCCGAGCGCGAGGACGACGCCTGTGTACTCGTCGCCAGGGTGACCCCGTAG
- a CDS encoding DNA-binding protein NsdB: protein MSGQPNTRLTDLFGLAGWSKGELARLVNRQAAAMGHPQLATDTSRVRRWIDTGEIPRDPVPRVLAALFTERLGRVVTIEDLGLVRHGRVGKRPGGGSAEAPDGVPWAPERTAAVLTEFTGMDLMLNRRGLVGAGVALTAGSALSSAMHDWLHTDPTLSADAPDLDDPLHADPAGFDRYEAAPIGWQEIEELERAVEVFRAWDAARGGGLQRKAVVGQLNEVGGMLAYRHPEPLQRRLWGVAANLAVLAGWMSHDVGLEPTAQKYFVIAAHAAREGGDRPRAGEALSRAARQMVHLGRPDDALDLMKLANSGSGEETLPRTQAMLYTVEAWAQASMGRGQAMRRTLGQAEDLFVSDKGDVPPPSWMQMFKAEDLYGMQALAYRTLAEHEPAAAVQAQYYAEKALELRVDGRERSKIFDFLSMASACFIADDPEQAAGYARLALVSMGSNSSRRTWDRLREMYRLTAEYSSFPKIDELREEIKLSLPKQTRGKGGNNARV from the coding sequence GTGAGCGGACAACCCAACACTCGTCTGACGGACCTGTTCGGCCTGGCCGGCTGGTCCAAGGGCGAACTCGCGCGGCTGGTCAACCGGCAGGCGGCGGCCATGGGCCACCCCCAGCTGGCGACCGACACCTCGCGGGTGAGGCGGTGGATCGACACGGGAGAGATCCCGCGCGATCCGGTGCCGCGCGTACTGGCTGCCCTGTTCACCGAGCGTCTCGGCCGTGTCGTGACCATTGAGGACTTAGGTCTGGTCCGGCACGGGCGTGTGGGGAAACGGCCGGGCGGCGGGAGTGCGGAAGCTCCCGACGGCGTGCCGTGGGCGCCCGAACGGACTGCCGCGGTCCTCACCGAATTCACGGGAATGGACCTCATGCTCAACCGACGCGGCTTGGTGGGTGCGGGCGTCGCTCTCACCGCAGGCTCCGCACTCAGCAGTGCCATGCACGACTGGCTGCACACCGACCCGACTCTCTCCGCCGACGCACCCGACCTCGACGATCCCCTGCACGCCGATCCCGCCGGTTTCGACCGGTACGAGGCCGCCCCCATCGGGTGGCAGGAGATCGAGGAACTGGAACGCGCGGTCGAGGTGTTCCGGGCCTGGGACGCCGCCCGCGGCGGTGGACTCCAGCGCAAGGCGGTGGTCGGTCAGCTCAACGAGGTGGGCGGCATGCTCGCCTACCGACACCCCGAACCCCTCCAGCGGCGCCTGTGGGGCGTCGCAGCCAACCTCGCCGTCCTCGCGGGCTGGATGTCGCACGACGTCGGCCTGGAACCCACGGCCCAGAAGTACTTCGTCATCGCCGCCCACGCGGCCCGAGAGGGCGGCGACCGGCCGCGCGCCGGGGAGGCGCTCTCCCGGGCGGCCCGCCAGATGGTGCACCTGGGCCGGCCCGACGACGCGCTCGACCTCATGAAGCTCGCCAACTCCGGCTCGGGCGAGGAGACCCTGCCCCGCACCCAGGCCATGCTGTACACGGTCGAGGCCTGGGCGCAGGCGTCGATGGGGCGCGGTCAGGCGATGCGCCGCACGCTCGGCCAGGCGGAGGACCTCTTCGTCTCCGACAAGGGTGATGTGCCGCCGCCGAGCTGGATGCAGATGTTCAAGGCGGAGGACCTGTACGGCATGCAGGCCCTGGCCTACCGCACCCTGGCCGAGCACGAGCCGGCCGCGGCCGTGCAGGCCCAGTACTACGCCGAGAAGGCCCTCGAACTGAGGGTCGACGGCCGGGAGCGGTCGAAGATCTTCGACTTCTTGTCCATGGCCTCCGCCTGCTTCATCGCGGACGACCCCGAACAGGCGGCCGGGTACGCGCGGCTGGCTCTGGTGTCGATGGGCTCGAACTCGTCCCGTCGCACCTGGGACCGACTGCGCGAGATGTACCGGCTCACCGCCGAGTACTCCAGCTTTCCGAAGATCGACGAACTCCGCGAGGAGATCAAACTGTCGCTGCCCAAGCAGACGAGGGGGAAGGGCGGAAACAACGCGCGGGTCTAG
- a CDS encoding aminoglycoside phosphotransferase family protein yields the protein MYAASSSVSAPPRLLHPRPGGSGPYLDPARPAAPALGSGAGAGRARRLPGIGTQPLSGRLDLSGPQGAQLRTAITSVHRICPEFAPVQVLRRSGRSVLLVGTTGRSTAVAKYLLDQSPGWAERIRHEIAAYRSFVRHRPPVRVPRLIAADPDNCTLVIERMPGRVAALQRHPAEAPPRADIRAALSAICRLNAWRPPAGTFDAPLDYAARISRYHELGLLTDRDMGDLQKLVHGIAHSAGRQGMGQFCHGDALLSNILLSPAGPVLVDWEHAGWYLPGYDLATLWAVLGDAPVARRQISQLAQSAGPAARDAFLVNLMLVLTREIRTYELAVQRSMHETTPAAPGPAHPGAAPSGEEQRLLLRRLHDDCQLARRAVRAAVGTR from the coding sequence ATGTACGCAGCATCGTCCTCCGTGTCCGCCCCTCCGCGGCTGCTGCACCCCCGCCCGGGTGGCAGCGGCCCCTACCTCGACCCCGCGCGTCCGGCGGCCCCGGCCCTCGGTTCCGGCGCCGGTGCCGGCCGCGCGCGACGGCTCCCGGGGATCGGCACCCAGCCGCTCAGCGGCAGACTCGACCTGTCCGGGCCCCAGGGCGCCCAGCTGCGCACAGCCATCACCTCGGTGCACCGGATCTGCCCGGAGTTCGCACCGGTGCAGGTCCTGCGTCGCAGCGGACGCTCCGTACTCCTGGTCGGGACGACAGGGCGCAGCACGGCCGTCGCGAAGTATTTACTGGATCAGTCCCCGGGCTGGGCCGAGCGCATCCGGCACGAAATAGCCGCATACCGCTCGTTCGTCCGGCACCGCCCGCCTGTGCGGGTGCCCCGGCTGATCGCTGCGGACCCGGACAACTGCACCCTGGTCATCGAGCGGATGCCGGGCCGGGTGGCGGCTTTGCAGAGGCATCCGGCCGAGGCGCCGCCGCGTGCGGACATCAGGGCGGCACTCAGCGCCATCTGCCGGCTCAACGCCTGGCGTCCACCGGCCGGCACGTTCGACGCCCCGCTCGACTACGCGGCACGTATCTCCCGGTACCACGAGCTGGGGCTGCTCACCGACCGGGACATGGGCGACCTCCAGAAGCTGGTGCACGGCATCGCGCACTCGGCGGGCCGTCAGGGAATGGGCCAGTTCTGCCACGGCGACGCACTCCTGTCCAACATCCTCCTCTCACCGGCCGGTCCAGTGCTGGTGGACTGGGAGCACGCGGGCTGGTATCTGCCGGGGTACGACCTGGCGACGCTGTGGGCGGTCCTCGGTGACGCGCCGGTCGCCCGGCGGCAGATCAGCCAGCTCGCGCAGTCGGCGGGACCGGCGGCACGGGACGCCTTCCTGGTGAACCTGATGCTGGTACTGACGCGCGAGATCCGTACATACGAACTGGCCGTGCAGCGTTCGATGCACGAGACCACGCCGGCGGCACCGGGACCGGCCCACCCGGGTGCTGCGCCGTCCGGCGAGGAACAGCGGCTGCTGCTGAGGCGGCTGCACGACGACTGCCAGCTGGCCCGACGGGCCGTGCGGGCGGCGGTCGGCACTCGCTGA
- a CDS encoding N-acetylmuramoyl-L-alanine amidase has protein sequence MRGHATEPTLLTDPGPRRPRLRRAAGAVASAALLLPLLGAAPAGSGDSATRMQRDFEAAADEYHVPRSLLLAVSYLQSRWDTHAGAPSVTGGYGPMHLTDARTALAGAPHHSEGTEDARGDSARPALHPTTEVPTEAELPSRLRTLTKAAELTGLPAKQLRTDPAANLAGGAALLAAAQRDLAEPLSADPADWYGAVARFSGADDTATAAAYADDVYDVLRTGERRTTDEGQRVALAARPELAPDTAQLRRTGLRKGSAAGTECPATVSCEWIPAPYEEFGDGDYGNHDLGDRPASQSIRYIVVHDTEGAWDGVLNMVQDPTYVSWNYTLRSTDGHIAQHVKAKDVAWHAGNWYVNAKSIGLEHEGFLANPDAWYTESMYRASARLVTYLAAKYGIPLDRQHILGHDTVPGPTTSTVSGMHTDPGPYWDWRHYFELLGRPFERMAHLRGDSAVVTIRPDYASNRPTYTGCTTSGQACAAHGSSEVRLYSQPDTSSALVKDIGTHPSGGVSSIDVNDVGARASTGQQYAVAERRGDWTAIWYLGQKAWFQNPAANPTAVSAVGAVVTPKDGLSEIPVYGRAYPEASAYPAGVPVQAVSPLSYKLPAGQKYVAGEKVPGEYDYSVTFDTASHRVVVGKDQYYEIQFGHRVAFVRAADVRLTLS, from the coding sequence ATGCGAGGACACGCCACCGAACCCACCCTCCTCACCGATCCCGGACCCAGACGCCCGCGCCTGCGCAGAGCCGCCGGAGCAGTCGCCTCGGCGGCTCTGCTGCTGCCGTTGCTGGGCGCGGCCCCGGCCGGCAGCGGCGACTCGGCCACCCGGATGCAGCGCGACTTCGAGGCTGCGGCGGACGAGTACCACGTGCCGCGGAGCCTTCTGCTCGCCGTCTCCTACCTCCAGTCCCGGTGGGACACGCACGCGGGTGCGCCCAGCGTCACCGGCGGCTACGGCCCGATGCACCTCACGGACGCCCGGACCGCCCTCGCCGGCGCCCCGCACCACAGCGAGGGCACGGAGGACGCGCGCGGCGACAGTGCCCGGCCGGCCCTTCACCCGACCACCGAGGTGCCGACGGAGGCCGAACTCCCGTCCCGTCTGCGGACGTTGACGAAGGCGGCCGAACTCACCGGTCTGCCCGCGAAGCAGCTCCGAACCGACCCCGCCGCCAACCTGGCCGGCGGCGCCGCGCTTCTGGCCGCTGCCCAGCGGGACCTGGCCGAGCCGCTGAGCGCCGACCCGGCGGACTGGTACGGGGCGGTGGCCCGCTTCTCCGGAGCCGACGACACCGCGACAGCGGCGGCGTACGCCGACGACGTGTACGACGTACTGCGCACCGGCGAGCGGCGCACGACCGACGAGGGACAGCGCGTGGCGCTCGCCGCCCGCCCCGAACTGGCCCCCGACACCGCCCAGTTGCGGCGGACCGGGCTGCGGAAGGGGTCCGCGGCGGGCACCGAGTGCCCGGCGACGGTGTCCTGCGAGTGGATTCCGGCGCCGTACGAGGAGTTCGGCGACGGCGACTACGGCAACCACGACCTGGGCGACCGGCCGGCCTCCCAGAGCATCCGGTACATCGTCGTCCATGACACCGAGGGCGCCTGGGACGGCGTACTGAACATGGTCCAGGACCCGACGTACGTGTCCTGGAACTACACGCTGCGCTCGACGGACGGGCACATCGCGCAGCATGTGAAGGCGAAGGACGTGGCCTGGCACGCGGGCAACTGGTACGTCAACGCCAAGTCGATCGGTCTGGAGCACGAGGGGTTCCTCGCGAACCCGGACGCCTGGTACACGGAGTCGATGTACCGGGCGTCGGCGCGGCTGGTGACGTATCTGGCGGCCAAGTACGGCATCCCGCTGGACCGGCAGCACATCCTCGGCCATGACACCGTGCCGGGTCCGACCACCTCGACCGTCTCGGGTATGCACACCGACCCGGGCCCGTACTGGGACTGGCGGCACTACTTCGAGCTGCTGGGCCGCCCCTTCGAGCGCATGGCACATCTGCGGGGCGACAGCGCGGTGGTGACGATCCGGCCGGACTACGCGTCGAACCGGCCGACGTACACGGGCTGCACCACGTCGGGTCAGGCGTGCGCGGCGCACGGGTCGAGCGAGGTGCGGCTGTACTCGCAGCCGGACACCTCGTCGGCGCTCGTCAAGGACATCGGCACGCACCCCTCGGGCGGCGTCTCGTCGATCGACGTCAACGACGTCGGGGCACGGGCCTCCACCGGCCAGCAGTACGCCGTCGCGGAGCGCAGGGGCGACTGGACGGCGATCTGGTATCTGGGCCAGAAGGCCTGGTTCCAGAACCCCGCCGCGAACCCGACGGCGGTGAGTGCCGTCGGCGCTGTCGTGACGCCGAAGGACGGTCTGTCGGAGATCCCGGTCTACGGGAGGGCGTACCCGGAGGCTTCGGCGTATCCGGCGGGCGTGCCTGTCCAGGCGGTCTCGCCGCTGTCGTACAAGCTGCCCGCGGGCCAGAAGTACGTGGCTGGGGAGAAGGTGCCGGGCGAGTACGACTACTCCGTCACCTTCGACACCGCCTCGCACCGGGTCGTGGTCGGCAAGGATCAGTACTACGAGATCCAGTTCGGCCACCGGGTGGCGTTCGTGCGGGCGGCGGACGTACGGCTCACTCTTTCCTGA
- a CDS encoding CGNR zinc finger domain-containing protein: MRDPITSDISGDARLALDLALTIRHDGDGGIADDLADTAGLTTWVRAHQGSLPEADGFVADEAALAAVRELRAAVRTLFARAVRPGEPSPADAARLLPLAEALRLLNAAAARTPTVPVLDWADDADPVVRHQGVRGEAEIVAVLAQAAVGFLAGADRERLRACHAPRCVRYFLKEHPRQEWCKPSCGNRARVARHHERHKRAAQQYSTQG; encoded by the coding sequence ATGCGGGACCCGATCACAAGCGACATCAGCGGCGACGCGCGGCTCGCCCTCGACCTCGCCCTCACAATCCGCCACGACGGCGACGGCGGCATCGCGGACGACCTTGCCGACACCGCCGGCCTCACCACCTGGGTGCGCGCCCACCAGGGCAGCCTGCCCGAAGCCGACGGCTTCGTCGCCGACGAGGCAGCGCTGGCCGCCGTACGAGAACTGCGTGCCGCCGTCCGCACCCTCTTCGCGCGCGCGGTACGGCCCGGGGAACCGAGCCCGGCGGACGCGGCCCGGCTGCTGCCCCTGGCCGAGGCGCTGAGGCTGCTCAACGCGGCAGCCGCCCGTACCCCCACCGTCCCCGTGCTCGACTGGGCCGACGACGCCGATCCCGTCGTACGCCACCAGGGCGTGCGTGGTGAGGCGGAGATCGTGGCCGTACTCGCGCAGGCAGCCGTCGGCTTCCTCGCCGGCGCGGACCGGGAACGGCTGCGGGCCTGCCATGCGCCGCGCTGTGTGCGCTACTTCCTCAAGGAGCATCCGCGTCAGGAGTGGTGCAAACCCTCCTGCGGCAACCGGGCCCGCGTCGCCCGTCACCACGAGCGGCACAAGCGGGCCGCTCAGCAGTACAGCACGCAGGGATAG
- a CDS encoding DUF397 domain-containing protein: MAESTIQEHPLAGWDKPELDLSNADWQSGSSGRGDVQIAFVEGFIAMRNSGRPHSPSLIFTPAEWGAFVSGAREGEFDLT, encoded by the coding sequence GTGGCCGAGAGCACGATCCAGGAGCACCCGCTCGCGGGCTGGGACAAGCCGGAGCTGGACCTCAGCAACGCCGACTGGCAGTCGGGCAGCAGTGGGCGAGGGGATGTCCAGATCGCCTTTGTCGAGGGGTTCATCGCGATGCGCAACAGTGGCCGCCCGCACAGCCCTTCCCTGATTTTCACGCCCGCGGAGTGGGGCGCGTTCGTGTCGGGGGCACGGGAAGGGGAGTTCGACCTGACCTGA
- a CDS encoding thiolase domain-containing protein: protein MSSEPVAVVGIGQTRHVAARRDVSMAGLVREAAQRALTDAELTWADIDAVVIGKAPDFFEGVMMPELYLADALGAVGKPMLRVHTAGSVGGSTALVATNLVRSRVHATVLTLAYEKQSESNAMWGLSLPIPFQQPLLAGAGGFFAPHVRAYMRRSGAPDTVGSLVAYKDRRNALKNPYAHLHEHDITLEKVQASPMLWDPIRYSETCPSSDGAVAMILTDRAGAARSPRRPAWLHGGAMRSEPTLFAGKDAVSPKAGQDCAADVYRQAGIADPRRDIDAVEMYVPFSWYEPMWLENLGFAAEGEGWKLTEAGVTELDGDLPVNMSGGVLSTNPIGASGMIRFAEAALQVRGLAGEHQVDGARRVLGHAYGGGSQFFSMWLVGSEPPTS from the coding sequence ATGTCCAGTGAGCCAGTGGCGGTCGTCGGGATCGGCCAGACCAGGCATGTCGCCGCCCGCCGGGACGTGTCCATGGCCGGGTTGGTGCGGGAAGCGGCCCAACGTGCCCTGACCGACGCCGAGTTGACATGGGCCGACATCGACGCCGTCGTCATCGGCAAGGCGCCCGACTTCTTCGAGGGCGTCATGATGCCCGAGCTGTATCTCGCCGACGCGCTCGGCGCGGTCGGCAAACCGATGCTGCGCGTCCACACGGCCGGCTCCGTCGGCGGGTCCACGGCCCTCGTCGCCACGAACCTCGTCCGCTCCCGCGTCCACGCCACCGTCCTCACCCTGGCCTACGAGAAACAGTCCGAGTCGAACGCCATGTGGGGACTGTCCCTGCCGATCCCCTTCCAGCAGCCGCTGCTCGCCGGGGCCGGCGGTTTCTTCGCCCCGCACGTCCGCGCGTACATGCGACGCAGCGGGGCCCCCGACACGGTCGGCTCGCTGGTCGCGTACAAGGACCGCCGCAACGCGCTCAAGAACCCGTACGCGCATCTGCACGAGCACGACATCACGCTGGAGAAGGTCCAGGCCTCGCCGATGCTGTGGGACCCGATCCGCTACTCCGAGACGTGTCCCTCCTCGGACGGCGCCGTCGCGATGATCCTCACCGACCGCGCCGGAGCCGCCCGTTCACCGCGCCGGCCCGCCTGGCTGCACGGTGGCGCGATGCGCAGCGAACCCACCCTCTTCGCGGGCAAGGACGCCGTGTCGCCGAAAGCGGGCCAGGACTGCGCGGCCGACGTGTACCGGCAGGCCGGGATCGCCGACCCGCGCCGGGACATCGACGCCGTCGAGATGTACGTACCGTTCTCCTGGTACGAACCCATGTGGCTGGAGAACCTCGGCTTCGCGGCCGAGGGCGAGGGCTGGAAGCTCACCGAGGCCGGGGTCACCGAGCTCGACGGGGACCTGCCGGTCAACATGTCGGGCGGCGTCCTGTCGACCAATCCGATCGGCGCCTCGGGCATGATCCGCTTCGCGGAAGCAGCCCTTCAGGTGCGCGGGCTGGCCGGGGAACACCAGGTGGACGGGGCCCGCAGGGTCCTCGGGCACGCCTACGGCGGTGGCTCCCAGTTCTTTTCCATGTGGCTCGTCGGCAGTGAACCGCCCACCTCCTGA